From Pseudonocardia autotrophica, one genomic window encodes:
- a CDS encoding aspartate aminotransferase family protein: MAQLSPLLKQATPVQAARGEGVYLFDTDGRRHLDFTAGIGVTSTGHCHPAVVKAAQDQVATLIHGQYTTVMHQPLLKLAERLGEVLPEGIDSVFFSNSGSEAVEASVRLARQATGRPLVLAFDGGFHGRTMGAAALTTSGAKIRAGIGPLMGGVAFAPFPYAYRHGWTEEQAVEFALTELDRQLASTAPVSDVAAFIVEPVLGEGGYVPTPAAFLQGLRERADRHGILLIADEVQTGFGRTGKFWGHQHAEGVVPDIIVTAKGLASGFPLSAIAAPKAIMEKAWPGSQGGTYGGNAVACAAALATLDVVLGENLVENSRVQGERLVAGVRDAAQGIAAIGDVRGRGLMVGIEFVDAQGKPDGATAAKVHAAAAEHGLLLLTCGVYGNVVRMIPPLVVTAEQVDEGLALWTKALTDALS; the protein is encoded by the coding sequence GGCATCGGCGTCACCTCGACCGGGCACTGCCACCCGGCTGTCGTCAAGGCCGCGCAGGACCAGGTCGCGACGCTGATCCACGGCCAGTACACGACGGTCATGCACCAGCCGCTGCTGAAGCTGGCCGAGCGGCTCGGCGAGGTGCTGCCCGAGGGCATCGACTCGGTCTTCTTCTCCAACTCCGGTTCGGAGGCCGTCGAGGCGTCGGTGCGGCTCGCCCGCCAGGCCACCGGCCGGCCGCTCGTGCTCGCCTTCGACGGCGGGTTCCACGGCCGCACGATGGGTGCGGCCGCACTCACCACCTCCGGCGCCAAGATCCGCGCCGGGATCGGTCCGTTGATGGGCGGCGTGGCGTTCGCGCCGTTCCCGTACGCCTACCGGCACGGCTGGACCGAGGAGCAGGCGGTCGAGTTCGCGCTGACCGAGCTGGACCGGCAGCTGGCGAGCACCGCGCCGGTGTCGGATGTCGCGGCCTTCATCGTGGAGCCGGTGCTCGGCGAGGGTGGCTACGTGCCGACCCCGGCGGCGTTCCTGCAGGGCCTGCGCGAGCGGGCCGACCGGCACGGGATCCTGCTGATCGCCGACGAGGTGCAGACCGGGTTCGGCCGCACCGGCAAGTTCTGGGGACACCAGCACGCCGAGGGCGTCGTCCCGGACATCATCGTCACCGCCAAGGGCCTGGCGTCCGGCTTCCCGCTGTCGGCCATCGCCGCGCCGAAGGCGATCATGGAGAAGGCGTGGCCCGGCTCGCAGGGCGGCACCTACGGCGGCAACGCGGTCGCCTGCGCCGCCGCGCTGGCCACGCTGGACGTGGTGCTCGGTGAGAACCTGGTGGAGAACTCCCGGGTGCAGGGTGAGCGGCTGGTCGCCGGTGTCCGGGATGCGGCGCAGGGCATCGCCGCGATCGGCGACGTCCGCGGCCGCGGCCTGATGGTCGGCATCGAGTTCGTCGACGCGCAGGGCAAGCCGGACGGCGCGACCGCCGCGAAGGTGCACGCCGCCGCGGCCGAGCACGGGCTGTTGCTGCTGACCTGCGGGGTGTACGGCAACGTGGTGCGGATGATCCCGCCGCTGGTCGTCACCGCCGAGCAGGTCGACGAGGGACTGGCGCTCTGGACCAAGGCACTGACCGACGCGCTCTCCTGA
- a CDS encoding Mrp/NBP35 family ATP-binding protein translates to MSVTGSTSTVSEAVHAALGTVEDPEIHKPITELGMVKSVDVTDDGTARVGVYLTVAGCPMRETITSRVTEAVTKVPGVERVEVELDVMNDEQRTELRRSLRGDSDEPVIPFAQPGSLTRVYCVASGKGGVGKSSVTVNLAAAMARRGLKVGVVDADIYGHSVPRMIGAADRPTKVDNMIMPPQSHGVKVISIGMFTDGNTPVVWRGPMLHRALQQFLADVFWGDLDVLLLDLPPGTGDVAISTAQLIPNAELLVVTTPQQAAAEVAERAGAISTQTRQRLAGVVENMSWMEMPDGSRAEIFGSGGGQTVADSLSRIVGTAVPLLGQIPLDVALREGGDAGTPIVLGKPESAAAQALDGVAKQLVVKSRGLAGMSLNITPAGR, encoded by the coding sequence ATGTCCGTCACCGGCAGCACCAGCACCGTCTCCGAGGCCGTGCACGCCGCCCTCGGAACCGTCGAGGACCCGGAGATCCACAAGCCGATCACCGAGTTGGGGATGGTCAAGAGCGTCGACGTCACCGACGACGGGACCGCCCGAGTCGGCGTCTACCTGACCGTCGCCGGCTGCCCGATGCGGGAGACGATCACCTCGCGGGTCACCGAGGCCGTCACGAAGGTCCCCGGCGTCGAGCGCGTCGAGGTCGAGCTCGACGTGATGAACGACGAACAGCGCACCGAGCTCCGCCGGTCGCTGCGCGGCGACTCCGACGAGCCGGTCATCCCGTTCGCCCAGCCCGGGTCGCTGACCCGCGTCTACTGCGTGGCCTCCGGCAAGGGCGGCGTCGGCAAGTCGTCGGTCACGGTCAACCTGGCGGCGGCGATGGCCCGCCGTGGCCTGAAGGTCGGCGTGGTCGACGCCGACATCTACGGCCACTCGGTGCCGCGCATGATCGGCGCCGCCGACCGGCCGACCAAGGTCGACAACATGATCATGCCGCCGCAGTCGCACGGCGTGAAGGTCATCTCGATCGGCATGTTCACCGACGGGAACACCCCGGTCGTGTGGCGTGGCCCGATGCTGCACCGGGCACTGCAGCAGTTCCTGGCCGACGTGTTCTGGGGCGACCTGGACGTGCTGCTCCTGGACCTCCCGCCGGGCACCGGCGACGTCGCGATCTCGACCGCGCAGCTGATCCCGAACGCCGAGCTCCTGGTCGTCACCACCCCGCAGCAGGCCGCCGCCGAGGTCGCCGAGCGGGCCGGGGCGATCTCCACGCAGACCCGGCAGCGGCTCGCCGGCGTCGTGGAGAACATGTCCTGGATGGAGATGCCCGACGGCTCCCGCGCCGAGATCTTCGGCTCCGGCGGCGGGCAGACCGTCGCCGACTCGCTGAGCCGCATCGTCGGCACCGCGGTGCCGCTGCTCGGCCAGATCCCGCTCGACGTGGCGCTGCGCGAGGGCGGCGACGCCGGCACCCCGATCGTCCTGGGGAAGCCGGAGTCCGCGGCCGCACAGGCCCTCGACGGGGTCGCGAAGCAGCTTGTGGTGAAGTCGCGCGGCCTGGCCGGGATGAGCCTGAACATCACCCCGGCCGGTCGCTGA
- a CDS encoding MarR family winged helix-turn-helix transcriptional regulator: protein MDETVGGAPGRGNPGRRPAGPTRDELESWRSFLRAHAGITKLLETELEAEQRLSLAAYDVLVQLSEAPEHRLRMTELADAVLLSRSGVTRLVDRLEKIGLVERAKVADDGRGVTARMTDIGYRRLRIAAVTHMRGVREHFADRLDAADLADLERVARKLIP, encoded by the coding sequence GTGGACGAGACGGTCGGCGGCGCCCCGGGGCGCGGGAACCCCGGGCGGCGCCCGGCGGGCCCGACCCGCGACGAACTCGAGTCGTGGCGCAGCTTCCTGCGTGCGCACGCCGGGATCACCAAGCTGCTGGAGACCGAGCTGGAGGCCGAGCAGCGGCTGTCGCTGGCCGCCTACGACGTGCTGGTCCAGCTGTCCGAGGCGCCGGAGCACCGGTTGCGGATGACCGAGCTGGCCGACGCGGTCCTGCTGTCCCGATCCGGGGTGACCCGGCTGGTGGACCGGCTGGAGAAGATCGGTCTGGTCGAGCGGGCCAAGGTCGCCGACGACGGACGCGGTGTCACCGCCCGGATGACCGACATCGGCTACCGGCGGCTGCGGATCGCCGCCGTCACGCACATGCGCGGGGTCCGCGAGCACTTCGCCGACCGGCTGGACGCCGCCGACCTCGCCGACCTGGAGCGGGTCGCCCGCAAGCTGATCCCCTAG
- a CDS encoding magnesium transporter MgtE N-terminal domain-containing protein, whose translation MASARVFVARLTGLAVFGPDGERIGKVRDVVVSLRVDSHPPRVLGLVVDLSARRSIFVPMLRVSDIAGSAVTLASGSVNLRAFDQRANETLVLGELLNSPVVVRDSGDDGVVVDVAIEPTRTRDWAITRVAVRFRRTRLARRARVDVHGWENVSGLDVAAAQGADRLLAVFDSMRPADVAAALSRLPDERQHQVVDALDDERLADVFEELSESDQRELLAYLDDDRAADVLEAMSPDDAADLLGELPDDEAGRLLGLMEPGESEPVRRLMRYEWDTAGGLMTPEPITLGPDATVAEALARIRHPEIPPALASMVFVVRPPTATPTGRYLGCVHTQQLLRAAPFELVAGMVDTELSQIGPETGLGEVTRWFATYNLVAGPVVDAQNHLLGAVTVDDVLDHLLPQGWRDRDLGPAEVGRGSVNGRPEARHA comes from the coding sequence ATGGCCTCGGCACGGGTGTTCGTCGCACGACTCACCGGGCTGGCCGTGTTCGGCCCCGACGGCGAGCGGATCGGGAAGGTCCGCGACGTCGTCGTGTCATTGCGGGTCGACAGCCATCCACCGCGGGTACTGGGCCTGGTGGTGGATCTCTCGGCGCGGCGCAGCATCTTCGTGCCGATGCTGCGGGTCTCCGACATCGCGGGATCGGCGGTCACGCTGGCCAGCGGCTCGGTCAATCTGCGGGCGTTCGACCAGCGGGCGAACGAGACGCTGGTGCTGGGCGAGCTGCTGAACTCCCCGGTCGTCGTGCGCGACTCCGGCGACGACGGCGTGGTGGTGGACGTCGCGATCGAGCCGACCCGCACCCGGGACTGGGCGATCACCCGGGTCGCGGTGCGGTTCCGCCGGACCCGATTGGCCCGCCGCGCCCGGGTCGACGTGCACGGCTGGGAGAACGTCTCCGGGCTCGACGTCGCGGCGGCGCAGGGAGCGGACCGGCTGCTCGCGGTGTTCGACTCGATGCGCCCGGCCGACGTCGCGGCCGCCCTGTCCCGGCTGCCCGACGAGCGCCAGCACCAGGTCGTCGACGCGCTCGACGACGAGCGGCTGGCCGACGTGTTCGAGGAGCTGTCCGAGTCCGACCAGCGCGAGCTGCTGGCCTATCTCGACGACGACCGGGCCGCCGACGTGCTGGAGGCGATGAGCCCGGACGACGCCGCCGACCTGCTCGGCGAGCTGCCCGACGACGAGGCGGGCAGGCTGCTGGGGCTGATGGAACCCGGTGAGTCCGAACCGGTGCGCAGGCTGATGCGCTACGAGTGGGACACCGCGGGCGGGCTCATGACGCCGGAGCCGATCACGCTCGGGCCGGACGCCACGGTCGCCGAGGCACTCGCCCGGATCCGGCATCCGGAGATACCGCCGGCGCTGGCGTCGATGGTGTTCGTGGTGCGGCCGCCCACCGCCACCCCGACCGGCCGCTACCTGGGCTGCGTGCACACCCAGCAGCTGCTGCGCGCGGCCCCCTTCGAGCTGGTCGCGGGCATGGTGGACACCGAGCTGTCGCAGATCGGTCCGGAGACCGGGCTCGGCGAGGTGACCCGCTGGTTCGCCACCTACAACCTGGTCGCCGGGCCGGTCGTCGACGCACAGAACCACCTGCTCGGCGCCGTCACCGTGGACGACGTGCTGGACCACCTGCTCCCGCAGGGCTGGCGGGACCGCGATCTCGGCCCGGCCGAGGTGGGCCGCGGATCGGTGAACGGACGACCGGAGGCCCGGCATGCCTGA
- a CDS encoding PhzF family phenazine biosynthesis protein, which translates to MSEPHPEPTHRPGPDPLRYDIVDVFTDRPYAGNPLAVVHGAEALSTVRMQAIAAEFNLSETAFPLPPTGDADAGADYRVRIFTPRRELPFAGHPSVGTAWVLARDGVIGHGERIQECGAGLLPIRVDGSGARVEGGPPSVGEEMDAALLAAAVGLGPDDVDGAAAPGLAGAGVEYAILLVHPGAVARARSDAAAIAALPGDVIGVLVAAVDATAERVHARMFAPASGVPEDPATGSAAVALGVFLADRGLVPDDGEHAFVVSQGAEMGRPSTLHAGVRTEGGRPVGTWVGGTVAGVASGSLTPPPESD; encoded by the coding sequence GTGAGCGAGCCGCATCCCGAACCCACCCACCGGCCCGGGCCGGATCCGTTGCGCTACGACATCGTCGACGTCTTCACCGACCGGCCCTACGCGGGCAATCCGCTCGCCGTCGTGCACGGCGCCGAGGCGCTCTCGACGGTCCGGATGCAGGCGATCGCCGCGGAGTTCAACCTCTCCGAGACCGCCTTCCCGCTGCCCCCGACCGGCGACGCCGACGCGGGCGCCGACTACCGGGTGCGGATCTTCACCCCGCGCCGGGAACTGCCCTTCGCCGGGCACCCGAGCGTCGGTACCGCCTGGGTGCTGGCCCGTGACGGGGTGATCGGGCACGGTGAGCGGATCCAGGAGTGCGGTGCCGGGCTGCTCCCGATCCGGGTGGACGGCAGCGGCGCCCGGGTCGAGGGCGGACCGCCCTCGGTCGGCGAGGAAATGGACGCGGCCCTCCTCGCGGCCGCGGTCGGCCTGGGCCCCGACGACGTCGACGGCGCGGCCGCCCCGGGGCTGGCCGGAGCCGGCGTCGAGTACGCGATCCTGCTCGTGCACCCGGGAGCGGTCGCCAGGGCCCGCTCGGACGCCGCCGCGATCGCCGCGCTGCCCGGCGACGTGATCGGCGTACTGGTCGCCGCGGTGGACGCGACCGCCGAGCGGGTGCACGCGCGGATGTTCGCGCCGGCCTCCGGGGTCCCGGAGGACCCGGCCACCGGGTCCGCCGCCGTCGCGCTCGGGGTGTTCCTGGCTGATCGCGGACTGGTGCCCGACGACGGGGAGCACGCGTTCGTCGTCTCCCAGGGCGCGGAGATGGGGCGGCCCTCGACGCTGCACGCGGGCGTGCGCACGGAGGGCGGACGACCCGTCGGGACGTGGGTGGGCGGCACCGTCGCCGGCGTGGCGAGCGGATCCCTGACACCGCCTCCCGAGTCGGACTGA
- a CDS encoding HpcH/HpaI aldolase/citrate lyase family protein, giving the protein MSTTLRARRSCLAVPGSSQKFIDKARTLNSDQVFLDLEDACAPLAKPGARKTIVEALNEGGWGEKIRVVRVNDWTTEWTYRDVTEVVEGAGANLDAIMLPKVQTPEQVVALDLLLTQIEKTIGYEVGKIGIEAQIENALGLTNVNAIATASPRVETIIFGPADFMASINMKSLVVGEQPPGYDVGDAYHHILMSILMAARAHDKQAIDGPFLQIKDVDAFRRVAGRSAALGFDGKWVLHPGQIDAANETFSPAQSDYDHAENILDAYEYFTSEAGGKRGAAMIGDEMIDEASRKMALVISGKGRAAGMTRTDKWTPPEA; this is encoded by the coding sequence GTGAGCACCACCCTCCGCGCCCGCCGGTCCTGCCTGGCAGTGCCCGGGTCGAGCCAGAAGTTCATCGACAAGGCGCGCACGCTGAACTCGGACCAGGTGTTCCTGGATCTGGAGGATGCCTGCGCCCCGCTGGCCAAGCCGGGCGCCCGGAAGACCATCGTCGAGGCGCTGAACGAGGGCGGCTGGGGCGAGAAGATCCGGGTGGTCCGGGTCAACGACTGGACCACCGAGTGGACCTACCGCGACGTGACCGAGGTCGTCGAGGGCGCGGGCGCCAACCTCGACGCGATCATGCTGCCGAAGGTGCAGACCCCCGAGCAGGTCGTCGCGCTCGACCTGCTGCTCACCCAGATCGAGAAGACGATCGGCTACGAGGTCGGGAAGATCGGCATCGAGGCCCAGATCGAGAACGCGCTCGGCCTGACCAACGTGAACGCGATCGCCACCGCCTCGCCGCGGGTCGAGACGATCATCTTCGGCCCGGCCGACTTCATGGCCTCGATCAACATGAAGTCCCTGGTCGTGGGGGAGCAGCCGCCCGGGTACGACGTCGGCGACGCCTACCACCACATCCTCATGTCGATCCTGATGGCCGCCCGCGCGCACGACAAGCAGGCCATCGACGGCCCGTTCCTGCAGATCAAGGACGTCGACGCGTTCCGCAGGGTGGCCGGTCGCTCGGCCGCGCTGGGCTTCGACGGCAAGTGGGTGCTGCACCCCGGCCAGATCGACGCGGCGAACGAGACCTTCTCGCCGGCGCAGAGCGACTACGACCACGCCGAGAACATCCTCGACGCCTACGAGTACTTCACCTCGGAGGCGGGTGGCAAGCGGGGCGCCGCGATGATCGGCGACGAGATGATCGACGAGGCCAGCCGCAAGATGGCGCTGGTCATCTCGGGCAAGGGCCGCGCCGCGGGCATGACCCGCACCGACAAGTGGACCCCGCCGGAGGCGTGA
- a CDS encoding acyl-CoA dehydrogenase family protein, whose translation MARLAQTAGLTDIQTEILSTVRSFVDKEIIPHATALEHADTYPADIVDGMKEMGLFGLMIPEEYGGLGESLLTYALVVEEIARGWMSVSGVINTHFIVAYMLRQHGTQAQKEHYLPLMATGETRGSFSMSEPDLGSDVAAIKTKAVEAGDGTGDYVIDGAKMWLTNGGTSNLTAVLVKTDEGSEKAHQNLTTFLVEKPTGYGEVAPGLIVPGKIDKMGYKGVDTTEMVFSGHRISGEQILGGARGKGFAHMMDGVEVGRVNVAARACGIAIRAFELGVEYAQQRSTFGKPIVNHQAIAFKIAEMATKVEAAHLMMVNAARLKDRGERNDVEAGMAKMLASEYCKEVTEDSFRIHGGYGYSKEYEIERLMREAPFLLIGEGTSEIQKTIISRGLLRDYKLR comes from the coding sequence ATGGCGCGGCTCGCCCAGACCGCCGGTCTGACCGACATCCAGACCGAGATCCTGTCCACCGTCCGCAGCTTCGTGGACAAGGAGATCATCCCGCACGCGACGGCGCTGGAGCACGCGGACACCTACCCGGCCGACATCGTCGACGGGATGAAGGAGATGGGGCTGTTCGGCCTCATGATCCCGGAGGAGTACGGCGGCCTCGGCGAGTCGCTGCTCACCTACGCCCTGGTGGTCGAGGAGATCGCCCGCGGCTGGATGAGCGTCTCCGGCGTGATCAACACCCACTTCATCGTGGCGTACATGCTCCGCCAGCACGGCACCCAGGCGCAGAAGGAGCACTACCTGCCGCTGATGGCCACCGGCGAGACCCGCGGCTCGTTCTCGATGTCCGAGCCGGACCTGGGCTCCGATGTCGCGGCGATCAAGACCAAGGCGGTCGAGGCGGGCGACGGCACCGGTGACTACGTCATCGACGGCGCCAAGATGTGGCTCACCAACGGCGGCACGTCGAACCTCACCGCGGTGCTCGTCAAGACCGACGAGGGCTCGGAGAAGGCGCACCAGAACCTGACCACGTTCCTGGTCGAGAAGCCCACCGGCTACGGCGAGGTCGCGCCCGGCCTCATCGTCCCCGGCAAGATCGACAAGATGGGCTACAAGGGCGTCGACACCACCGAGATGGTGTTCTCCGGGCACCGGATCTCCGGCGAGCAGATCCTCGGCGGCGCCCGCGGCAAGGGCTTCGCGCACATGATGGACGGCGTCGAGGTCGGCCGGGTGAACGTCGCCGCCCGTGCCTGCGGCATCGCGATCCGGGCCTTCGAACTGGGTGTGGAGTACGCGCAGCAGCGCTCGACCTTCGGCAAGCCGATCGTCAACCACCAGGCGATCGCGTTCAAGATCGCCGAGATGGCCACCAAGGTCGAGGCCGCGCACCTGATGATGGTCAACGCCGCGCGCCTCAAGGACCGCGGCGAGCGCAACGACGTCGAGGCCGGGATGGCCAAGATGCTCGCCTCGGAGTACTGCAAGGAGGTCACCGAGGACTCGTTCCGGATCCACGGCGGCTACGGCTACTCCAAGGAGTACGAGATCGAGCGCCTCATGCGCGAGGCACCGTTCCTGCTCATCGGCGAGGGCACGAGCGAGATCCAGAAGACGATCATCTCCCGCGGTCTGCTGCGCGACTACAAGCTGCGCTGA
- a CDS encoding general stress protein: MTNPFGGQARPAPGLPQLPTPPTGWPVGSYATYEEAQRAVDHLADSDFPVRDVTIVGVDLMLVERVIGRLTWGRVLGSGAASGAWLGLFVGLLLSLFSPDGSFWPIVVGLASGAAFGMVFAAVGYGASRGRRDFQSASQMVAGRYDVLCEPRNAEQAREMLARLALGSPGGGF, from the coding sequence ATGACCAACCCGTTCGGCGGCCAGGCACGCCCGGCACCGGGCCTGCCGCAGCTGCCCACTCCGCCGACCGGGTGGCCGGTGGGCTCCTACGCCACCTACGAGGAGGCGCAGCGGGCCGTCGACCACCTGGCCGACTCCGACTTCCCGGTCCGCGACGTGACGATCGTCGGCGTCGACCTGATGCTGGTGGAGCGGGTGATCGGCCGGCTCACCTGGGGCCGGGTACTGGGCTCGGGTGCCGCGTCCGGCGCCTGGCTGGGTCTGTTCGTCGGTCTGCTGCTGTCTCTGTTCTCGCCGGACGGCAGCTTCTGGCCGATCGTCGTCGGCCTGGCGTCCGGTGCCGCGTTCGGCATGGTGTTCGCGGCGGTCGGCTACGGCGCCAGCCGCGGCCGGCGGGACTTCCAGTCGGCCAGCCAGATGGTGGCCGGCCGGTACGACGTGCTGTGCGAGCCGCGCAACGCCGAGCAGGCCCGCGAGATGCTCGCCCGGCTGGCGCTGGGCAGCCCCGGCGGTGGTTTCTGA
- a CDS encoding carbon starvation CstA family protein, translating to MTQVSGGGAAGQELPPAAVDEDVFLAERRTWTPLKIAIWATIALLGGLGWVMLALVRGETVNAIWFVFAAVSTYLIAYRFYSTYIERKLLKPDDRRATPAEYAENGQDFVPTDRRVLYGHHFAAIAGAGPLVGPVLAAQMGYLPGTIWIIVGVIVAGAVQDYLVLFFSMRRGGRSLGQMAREELGRVGGTAALVATLSIMIILIAVLTLVVVNALGESPWGVFSVALTIPIALFMGVYLRFLRPGKVSEVSWIGFVLLIAAIIAGGWVAETEWGQALFTLDRVTIAWGIIIYGFVAAVLPVWLLLAPRDYLSTFMKIGTIVLLAVAIIVVRPELAAPAFSEFAGRDDGPVVAGSLFPFLFVTIACGALSGFHALISSGTTPKLVEKERQTRFIGYGGMLMESFVAIMALVAALSIDRGLYFAMNVPASLTEGTVEGAAAFVNSLGLMNVNVTPDQLASTAALVGEESIVSRTGGAPTLAVGLANIMQQFIGGPAMMSFWYHFAIMFEALFILTAVDAGTRVARFMLQDAIGTVVPKFKDTSWRVGAWICTALMVGGWGAILVMGVTDPLGGINTLFPLFGIANQLLAAIALAVCLALVARRGQVRYLWIIAVPLAFAAVVTITASMFKIFSPKPAIGYWAQHFAFREAIAAGETSFGNAATPEAMAAVVRNTFIQGSLSILFVSLAIIVIVAAVLSAWRSIAIGGRPELEDPEIASRIYAPSGLIASPSEKELEKRWTEAVGDRVRAGH from the coding sequence ATGACACAGGTGTCAGGCGGTGGCGCGGCGGGGCAGGAACTCCCGCCGGCTGCGGTGGACGAGGACGTGTTCCTCGCGGAGCGACGCACATGGACGCCGCTCAAGATCGCGATCTGGGCGACGATCGCGCTGCTCGGTGGCCTCGGGTGGGTGATGCTGGCCCTGGTCCGCGGCGAGACGGTGAACGCGATCTGGTTCGTGTTCGCGGCCGTCAGCACCTACCTGATCGCCTACCGCTTCTACTCGACCTACATCGAGCGGAAGCTCCTCAAGCCGGACGACCGGCGGGCCACCCCCGCCGAGTACGCCGAGAACGGCCAGGACTTCGTCCCCACCGACCGGCGGGTGCTCTACGGGCACCACTTCGCCGCGATCGCCGGCGCCGGCCCGCTGGTCGGCCCGGTCCTCGCCGCCCAGATGGGTTACCTGCCGGGCACGATCTGGATCATCGTCGGCGTCATCGTGGCCGGCGCGGTGCAGGACTACCTGGTCCTCTTCTTCTCGATGCGCCGCGGCGGCCGCTCGCTGGGCCAGATGGCCCGCGAGGAGCTCGGCCGGGTCGGCGGCACCGCCGCGCTGGTCGCGACCCTCTCGATCATGATCATCCTGATCGCGGTGCTCACGCTGGTCGTGGTGAACGCGCTCGGCGAGAGCCCGTGGGGCGTCTTCTCCGTGGCGCTGACCATCCCGATCGCCCTGTTCATGGGCGTCTACCTGCGCTTCCTGCGCCCGGGCAAGGTCTCCGAGGTCTCCTGGATCGGCTTCGTGCTGCTGATCGCGGCGATCATCGCCGGCGGCTGGGTCGCCGAGACCGAGTGGGGCCAGGCGCTGTTCACCCTGGACCGGGTGACGATCGCCTGGGGCATCATCATCTACGGCTTCGTCGCCGCGGTCCTCCCGGTCTGGCTGCTGCTCGCGCCGCGCGACTACCTGTCGACCTTCATGAAGATCGGCACGATCGTGCTGCTCGCGGTGGCGATCATCGTGGTCCGCCCGGAGCTGGCGGCACCGGCCTTCAGCGAGTTCGCCGGGCGGGACGACGGTCCGGTCGTCGCCGGGTCGCTGTTCCCGTTCCTGTTCGTGACGATCGCCTGCGGCGCGCTCTCCGGTTTCCACGCGCTGATCTCCTCGGGCACCACCCCGAAGCTGGTCGAGAAGGAGCGGCAGACCCGCTTCATCGGCTACGGCGGCATGCTCATGGAGTCGTTCGTGGCGATCATGGCGCTGGTCGCGGCGCTGTCGATCGACCGCGGGCTGTACTTCGCGATGAACGTCCCGGCCTCGCTCACCGAGGGCACCGTCGAGGGCGCGGCCGCGTTCGTGAACTCGCTGGGCCTGATGAACGTCAACGTGACGCCGGACCAGCTCGCGTCGACCGCGGCGCTGGTCGGCGAGGAGTCGATCGTCTCCCGCACCGGTGGCGCGCCGACCCTGGCGGTCGGGCTGGCGAACATCATGCAGCAGTTCATCGGTGGCCCGGCCATGATGAGCTTCTGGTACCACTTCGCGATCATGTTCGAGGCGCTGTTCATCCTCACCGCGGTGGACGCCGGCACCCGGGTGGCGCGCTTCATGCTGCAGGACGCGATCGGCACCGTCGTCCCGAAGTTCAAGGACACGTCCTGGCGGGTGGGTGCCTGGATCTGCACCGCCTTGATGGTCGGCGGGTGGGGCGCGATCCTGGTGATGGGCGTGACCGATCCACTCGGCGGGATCAACACGTTGTTCCCGCTGTTCGGCATCGCCAACCAGCTGCTCGCCGCGATCGCGCTGGCCGTGTGCCTGGCCCTGGTGGCCCGGCGCGGGCAGGTCAGATATCTGTGGATCATCGCGGTGCCGCTGGCGTTCGCCGCCGTCGTCACGATCACCGCGTCGATGTTCAAGATCTTCTCGCCGAAGCCGGCGATCGGGTACTGGGCGCAGCACTTCGCGTTCCGGGAGGCGATCGCGGCCGGTGAGACGAGCTTCGGCAACGCGGCAACGCCGGAGGCGATGGCCGCCGTCGTCCGGAACACCTTCATCCAGGGCTCGCTGTCGATCCTGTTCGTGTCGCTGGCGATCATCGTGATCGTCGCCGCGGTGCTGTCGGCCTGGCGGTCGATCGCGATCGGCGGGCGTCCCGAGCTGGAGGACCCGGAGATCGCGTCGCGGATCTACGCGCCGTCCGGGCTGATCGCGTCGCCGTCGGAGAAGGAGCTGGAGAAGCGCTGGACCGAGGCGGTCGGCGACCGCGTGCGGGCCGGGCACTGA
- a CDS encoding YbdD/YjiX family protein: MAGGGRVETVLDGLRGLAWWWRGVIGADRYERYLDHHRRAGHVHPPMTEREYWRARTEHQENNPQGRCC; encoded by the coding sequence ATGGCGGGCGGCGGACGGGTCGAGACCGTGCTGGACGGGCTGCGCGGGCTCGCCTGGTGGTGGCGTGGGGTGATCGGGGCGGACCGCTACGAGCGTTACCTCGACCACCACCGCCGCGCCGGGCACGTCCATCCGCCGATGACCGAGCGGGAGTACTGGCGGGCCCGGACCGAGCACCAGGAGAACAATCCGCAGGGACGGTGCTGCTGA